ATGAGCCAGTTGGTGTAGTAGATCAGGTAGACGTACGCCGTGCCTGGCGGGGCGAACAGGTCGGCCGCCTTGCCCTCTGGCCGGACCGTGCCGTCGGGGCCGAACGTGGCCTTCCAGCCGTAGAGCGCCGGGTCGTCGCGGGTGTAGCCCTCCGTCTCGACGATCCGTCCGGCGATGCGCCCATTGTCCGTCTCGTGGACGAGCAGCGTGCCGACGAGGTCGCGGGCGACCTCCAGCGTGGGGCGGGCGAAGTAGGCGCGGTCGAGCAGAGTCATGAGGCGAAGGGGTAAGCTCTGCTACGCTCCCGGCGCAGATCCGGTCGGTTGTAGGCCGTGGAGGCACAGGTCGACGATCAGTGTTTCCCGCTCGGCGAGGTACGCCTCCCACTCGGCTTTGCTTGCGCCCACATAGGCCCGGACCAGCCCGCCGCCAACGGTCGGGAAGAACGTCATCGACACGACGAACGTCGTGAAGGCCAGCAGGCTGACCGGGCGGATCTCGCCCCCGTCAATGGCTGCGTCCAGCCTGGCCTGCATCGCCTCGCGGCCGACGGGGAACTCGAGCCGGATCGCCTGCTGCCACCGCTCGGGGTGGTGGTGCAACTCCGAGAGGATGTAGCCGACGAGGTACGGGTGCTCGTCCATCATCGCGAGGTCAGCCGCGACGAGAGCGTGGACGAACTCCCGAAACGGACCGTTCGCCTGCATCGCAGGCTCGAACCGGCGGTAGGTCTCGCGGACGGCCCGCATGAAGACGGCCTCGGCGAGACGCTCCTTGCTGCGGAAGTAGTAGTGGAGCATCGACTTGTTGACGCCCGCCTCGTCAGCGATCTCCTGCATGCGCGCCCCGTCGGTGCCCTGGCGCAGGAACACCCGCTGAGCCGCGTCGAGGATGTTCGCCTCGGCTGCATCTTCCTCAGGGTTCGAGGGCGTCCCCGTGAGCGCGGACAGCGGCAAGTCTGGCATCGAAGGCGTCGAAGGGTCGTCAGGCATAGAGCAGGTCGAACAGAGAAGTCCGGTAGGGAAGTGACTGCGGGCCGAAAACCAAAGCGCCTGGGACGTTGCGGTTCCGTGCTGCGCCTGGCAGAGTGGGGGTGCAGGCGAGGAGGAGGGTGACGTCTGATATTTTCAAGAAAAGGTGAAAGCCTGCCGAGGCACAGCGCCTGAGGCCTCCGCAAGTCAGCTTATCACCTCGACTCTCAAAAGAGTTCAACCATTTGGATGAACCAAATGGAACCACTCGCACTGAAGTGACTTATACGATTCAACCAAGTGGTTAATACAAATGGTCAACTGCCTGGCTCGTCCCTCCGCACCGGCTTTTCTCCTCAATGTTCACCTCGCACGCCCTATCTCGTCTTTGCTCTGCCGTCCTGCTGCTCTTCGCTGCGCCGGCTGCTGAGCTACACGCCCAGGTGCGGGCGGAGCCTACACTGCCCCCCGATCTGGTCTCCGCTATCGAAGCCGAGCTAGCCCAACTCGTCCGAGACGACGCCCGCACGGACGTTCGGATCGCTCGCTTCGAGGCGATGCCGCCCAGCCCCGACGGCTCACTGCCGACTGTGAGCGTATCGCTCGTCGACCCAGCGCTGACCGAGCTGCCGCCAGGCGTCGTCCGCCGTCCGGCTGCGCTCTTCCGCGACCTCGGGCTGCTGATGGCGACGTTTGCCGAGGTGCTCCCGGACGAGCGAGAGGAAGGGGCCACCGTCGCTGTGGTTGCGCACGCCGCAGCCGACCCCACGGTGCTCCAGCGAGTCGCCCGAGAGGCCGACACGCGCCGGGTGGCGCTCGTGCCTGCGCGCTCGGCCGAGGCTGTGCTTGCCGAGGTAGAGGCGCTGGAGCCTGCGCTCGTCTACGTTGACGCGGAAACCGGACTGGACGACGTGGCACTCGGTCGCCTGGCAGACGGGCTGGCGGTGCGCCGGGTCCCTGCCTTCGCTGCAGCGCCGTCGCTCGTCGAGCGAGGCTTCCTCGCCTCGGCCTCGCCCGCTTATGAAGAGTCGCTCGCCCGCCGGGTCGCGCTCGCGGTGGTCGACGCCCAGGCCGGCAACGCGCCGGCGACCGCACCACCCGCACTGCCCGAGGTGCAGTACACCATCCACACCGCGACGGTGGAGCGGCTGGGCCTCGCGCTCCCATGGGACCTCCTCCTCCGCGCCGACCTGGTCGGCGAGCCGGCCCACGCAGCCTCTGGGCTGACGCTCGACCAGGCGACCCGCATCGCGGCGCGCGACAACGCGGGAGTTGCAGTGGAGGCGTACGGCCTCGATGCGGCCGAGGCAGCGGTGGGTATCGCACGCAGCACGCTGCTTCCCCAGGCGACGGGCTCCACCACGGCCCGCCTCATCAACGAAGACCTGGCAGCGGCGGCCCTCGGCGGGGCCAGCCCGGAGCGACTCTGGACGGCCGAAGCGTCCGTCGTGCAGGTGCTCTTCTCCGAGCGAGCATTCGCCGGCGTCAGCGTCCAGCGGCGACTTGCGCTCGCCCAGGCCTACCGGCTCGAAGAGGCCCGGCTCGCCGCCGCCGCCGAAGGGGCGCACGCGTTCATAGACGTGCTGGAGGCGGAGACGGCAACAGCGATCGCCGAGGAGCGCCTCGGCCGGCTCTCGGTCGACCTCGGCGCGGCGCAGGCCCGGCAACGGGCCGGGACGGCGAGCGCGGCCGACGTGGCGCGCCTGCAGGCCGAAGCCGCCCGGGCGCGGCAGG
This genomic interval from Bacteroidota bacterium contains the following:
- a CDS encoding TolC family protein, which encodes MFTSHALSRLCSAVLLLFAAPAAELHAQVRAEPTLPPDLVSAIEAELAQLVRDDARTDVRIARFEAMPPSPDGSLPTVSVSLVDPALTELPPGVVRRPAALFRDLGLLMATFAEVLPDEREEGATVAVVAHAAADPTVLQRVAREADTRRVALVPARSAEAVLAEVEALEPALVYVDAETGLDDVALGRLADGLAVRRVPAFAAAPSLVERGFLASASPAYEESLARRVALAVVDAQAGNAPATAPPALPEVQYTIHTATVERLGLALPWDLLLRADLVGEPAHAASGLTLDQATRIAARDNAGVAVEAYGLDAAEAAVGIARSTLLPQATGSTTARLINEDLAAAALGGASPERLWTAEASVVQVLFSERAFAGVSVQRRLALAQAYRLEEARLAAAAEGAHAFIDVLEAETATAIAEERLGRLSVDLGAAQARQRAGTASAADVARLQAEAARARQDLARALGGVDASTFALNQTLSLPIDAAVRPVIEGGTAQRGAEATMLASAAPIAEGSAASSALADPRALLASIPVLPAVGSPAEAQVLADYYVEQALMDAPAARALGAVIEAQERRLGAARRAPYLPEVSVFANASTRLAEGGAGLTLPPGLPIPAAPDETWAVGVRLDFGLFLGGRQQAERRLARAELGQAQARLDLVEQRLTQGVRTAAALLGASHAAYSEAEEAAAAAAEAYADVARLYREGIAGVTELVEAQEALRLTEELAAASAYEVAGAYVDLQRAVGSFDALDEPLLPTADAPAASLR
- a CDS encoding TetR/AcrR family transcriptional regulator; this encodes MPDDPSTPSMPDLPLSALTGTPSNPEEDAAEANILDAAQRVFLRQGTDGARMQEIADEAGVNKSMLHYYFRSKERLAEAVFMRAVRETYRRFEPAMQANGPFREFVHALVAADLAMMDEHPYLVGYILSELHHHPERWQQAIRLEFPVGREAMQARLDAAIDGGEIRPVSLLAFTTFVVSMTFFPTVGGGLVRAYVGASKAEWEAYLAERETLIVDLCLHGLQPTGSAPGA